A window from Malania oleifera isolate guangnan ecotype guangnan chromosome 7, ASM2987363v1, whole genome shotgun sequence encodes these proteins:
- the LOC131160709 gene encoding pentatricopeptide repeat-containing protein At4g21065-like: protein MANKLFDTSDVTRLPSTIEVSGTSISGPHRWPERLHLPLLKKCAHLNQFKQLHTRIIKTPFEHTDAHLTKLIKSLVDTAQMAYAHRVFDQMPEPPTFVFNTMVRGYAEHCPSKEGIRVFVQMRSRGLEPDNYTYPFVLKACRKLDEGKIVHSLIAKSKKFSSDTHSLTSLVRFYCSCGDIESARLLFDRMPERDVVTWTTMIAGCTKQGRYGEGLALFQDMQVSGVEANELTLVSVLSACAHLGAYEMGKWVHCYINKKQIVLNPTLSAALIDLYVKCGCIEKASQIFQETPQRSVSTWNSMIGGLAMHGFGLEALEKFEQMQMSGTKPDSITLIGVLSACTHSGLVEEGKEYFRSMRSRFGIEPSIKHYGCLVDLLCRAGHLHEAYEVMKNMPREPNGVLWGTLLNACEANGQIDVAEIAMERLLELEPVNDGNYVLMSKIYAMNGQWDGVARMRRFMKDRRIVKNPGCSLIEIDDGVHEFMVGDGRHPSSKLIYSMLEFITMSLREEGYASS from the coding sequence ATGGCGAACAAGCTATTTGATACTTCCGACGTTACTCGACTTCCCAGCACAATCGAAGTCTCCGGAACCTCCATCTCCGGCCCACACCGTTGGCCCGAACGACTCCACCTTCCCCTGCTCAAGAAATGCGCCCATTTGAACCAGTTCAAACAGCTCCATACCCGGATAATCAAAACTCCATTTGAACATACTGATGCTCATCTCACCAAGCTCATCAAATCATTGGTGGATACCGCCCAAATGGCTTATGCGCACCGGGTGTTCGACCAAATGCCCGAACCACCCACCTTCGTGTTCAACACAATGGTGAGGGGCTATGCGGAACACTGTCCTTCAAAAGAAGGGATTCGAGTTTTTGTCCAGATGAGAAGCAGAGGCCTCGAGCCTGACAATTACACGTACCCATTTGTGCTaaaagcttgcaggaagcttgaTGAAGGGAAGATAGTTCATTCCCTCATTGCCAAGAGCAAAAAATTTAGTTCGGATACGCACTCGCTGACTTCTCTTGTTCGCTTCTATTGCAGCTGCGGTGATATTGAGTCTGCCCGTTTGTTATTTGATAGAATGCCTGAGAGAGATGTGGTTACGTGGACAACGATGATCGCAGGTTGCACGAAGCAGGGCAGGTATGGGGAGGGGCTGGCTCTGTTTCAGGATATGCAGGTTTCTGGAGTTGAGGCAAATGAATTGACTCTGGTCAGCGTTCTCTCTGCTTGTGCTCATCTTGGAGCTTATGAAATGGGGAAATGGGTGCACTGTTATATCAACAAGAAGCAAATTGTTTTGAATCCTACGCTTTCTGCTGCCCTTATAGACCTGTATGTCAAATGCGGATGCATAGAAAAGGCTTCacaaatttttcaggaaacccctCAAAGGAGTGTCTCTACTTGGAATTCCATGATTGGGGGCCTCGCAATGCATGGCTTTGGGCTTGAAGCGCTCGAGAAATTTGAGCAAATGCAAATGAGTGGAACAAAACCAGACAGTATTACGCTGATTGGTGTTTTATCTGCATGCACCCATTCAGGGTTGGTGGAAGAAGGAAAGGAGTATTTCCGTTCTATGAGAAGTAGGTTCGGGATTGAACCTAGCATTAAGCATTATGGCTGCTTAGTTGATCTTCTATGTAGGGCAGGACACTTGCACGAGGCTTATGAAGTTATGAAAAATATGCCAAGAGAACCAAATGGGGTGCTGTGGGGGACTTTGCTCAATGCATGTGAAGCAAATGGTCAAATTGATGTGGCTGAGATTGCAATGGAAAGGCTACTAGAGTTGGAACCCGTTAATGATGGAAATTATGTTCTTATGTCAAAAATATATGCTATGAATGGGCAATGGGATGGTGTGGCTAGGATGAGGAGGTTCATGAAGGATAGAAGGATAGTGAAGAACCCTGGTTGCAGTTTAATTGAGATCGATGATGGTGTACATGAGTTTATGGTTGGAGATGGAAGGCACCCTTCTTCAAAACTGATATACTCTATGTTGGAGTTCATCACCATGAGCTTGAGGGAAGAGGGTTATGCCTCTAGTTAG
- the LOC131161007 gene encoding NDR1/HIN1-like protein 13: MAAYPLHLTSPEIAPATPDSPVAYSPADPPLAYPPAGPLPGPVPCHVLVPKEQILYVPSLANASLAEDHLRWESRRRLRNRRRMIRCLLIAVFILACSVVAVLDAVFRPKDLKFSVERVSVEGFSSLATAAAVELAVRAENPSKHVGLNYRVVKVDIYYFDTGFGNGAVSPFYQPSKNVTVLRTVLRCSYNKVLRKALLDEHGKGRVPLSVTMVGKVNLKVSFIKTWLASVNIMCKLEISALEVKSNILSKSCEDYVKFW, encoded by the coding sequence ATGGCAGCCTACCCACTTCACCTCACTTCGCCGGAGATCGCTCCGGCCACCCCCGACTCGCCGGTCGCATACTCGCCCGCCGACCCACCCCTGGCTTACCCGCCGGCCGGCCCGCTTCCTGGTCCGGTGCCCTGCCACGTTCTGGTCCCCAAGGAACAAATCCTCTACGTCCCGTCCCTGGCAAATGCCAGCCTCGCGGAGGACCACCTCCGGTGGGAATCCCGCCGCCGATTGAGAAATCGCCGGCGGATGATCCGCTGCCTCCTCATCGCCGTCTTCATCCTCGCCTGCTCAGTCGTCGCAGTTCTCGACGCCGTTTTCCGACCCAAAGACCTTAAGTTCTCCGTCGAACGCGTCTCCGTCGAGGGGTTTTCCTCTTTGGCGACGGCGGCGGCGGTCGAGCTCGCCGTCAGGGCCGAAAATCCCAGCAAGCACGTCGGGCTGAACTATAGAGTGGTTAAAGTTGATATTTATTACTTTGACACTGGCTTTGGTAACGGCGCCGTTTCGCCGTTCTACCAACCCAGCAAAAACGTCACCGTTTTGAGGACAGTATTGAGGTGCTCTTACAACAAGGTGTTGAGAAAAGCATTGTTGGATGAGCATGGAAAGGGGCGGGTCCCACTTTCGGTGACCATGGTAGGCAAAGTTAATCTCAAGGTGAGTTTCATTAAGACATGGTTGGCATCGGTTAACATTATGTGCAAGCTCGAGATAAGTGCTCTAGAAGTGAAATCCAATATTCTTTCTAAAAGTTGTGAGGATTATGTCAAATTTTGGTAA